One window of the Microvirga mediterraneensis genome contains the following:
- the coaBC gene encoding bifunctional phosphopantothenoylcysteine decarboxylase/phosphopantothenate--cysteine ligase CoaBC codes for MTALSGKRILLVIGGGIAAYKSLDLIRRLRERGASVRCILTAGAQQFITPLAASALTGQRSHTDLFDREDEADIGHIRLARDADLVVVAPATANLMARMAGGHADDLASTVLLATTLPILIAPAMNVRMWLHPATERNLKTLRADGIHVVGPNDGAMAEAEFGPGRMAEPLEIAAAAERLLAPSGPLAGKHVIVTSGPTHEPIDPVRYIANRSSGKQGHAIAKAAAEAGARVTLISGPVTLPDPSGVTTVHVESAREMLLAVEKALPADIGIFAAAVADWRVANAGEQKIKKKDGALPNLSLTENPDILATISHRTENRPPLMVGFAAETEHVIEHARQKLARKGCDLIVANDVSTEGGVMGGDSNTVHLVTASGVETWPTLAKSDVATRLVERLGTLMGDAKP; via the coding sequence ATGACGGCGCTTTCAGGCAAACGCATCCTCCTCGTGATCGGCGGCGGTATCGCGGCCTACAAGTCGCTCGACCTCATCCGCCGCCTGCGGGAGCGCGGCGCCTCCGTACGCTGCATCCTGACGGCAGGCGCGCAGCAATTCATCACGCCGCTCGCGGCTTCCGCGCTGACCGGCCAGCGCTCGCACACGGACCTGTTCGACCGCGAGGACGAGGCCGATATCGGCCATATCCGCTTGGCCCGCGACGCGGACCTCGTCGTTGTGGCGCCCGCGACCGCCAACCTCATGGCCAGGATGGCGGGCGGCCATGCGGACGATCTCGCCTCCACGGTGTTGCTTGCCACTACGCTGCCGATCCTGATCGCACCGGCCATGAACGTGCGCATGTGGCTGCATCCGGCGACAGAGCGGAATCTGAAGACGCTTCGTGCCGACGGTATCCACGTGGTCGGGCCCAACGACGGCGCCATGGCGGAGGCCGAGTTCGGTCCCGGGCGCATGGCCGAGCCCCTGGAGATCGCGGCTGCGGCCGAGCGCCTGCTCGCGCCGTCCGGGCCGCTCGCCGGCAAGCACGTGATCGTCACCTCCGGCCCGACGCACGAGCCCATCGATCCGGTGCGCTACATCGCCAACCGTTCCTCCGGCAAGCAGGGCCACGCCATCGCGAAGGCCGCCGCCGAGGCCGGTGCGCGTGTGACGCTGATCTCAGGTCCCGTGACGCTACCGGATCCGTCAGGCGTGACGACCGTGCACGTGGAAAGCGCCCGCGAGATGCTGCTGGCCGTGGAGAAGGCTCTGCCCGCCGATATCGGGATCTTCGCCGCCGCCGTCGCCGACTGGCGCGTGGCCAATGCGGGCGAGCAGAAGATCAAGAAGAAGGACGGCGCCCTACCGAACCTGTCGCTGACGGAGAATCCCGACATTCTCGCCACAATCTCGCATCGGACCGAGAACCGCCCGCCGCTCATGGTCGGCTTCGCGGCCGAGACCGAACATGTGATCGAGCACGCCAGGCAGAAGCTCGCCAGGAAAGGCTGCGATCTCATCGTCGCCAACGACGTGTCGACGGAAGGGGGCGTCATGGGCGGCGACAGCAACACGGTGCATCTCGTGACCGCCTCGGGCGTGGAGACCTGGCCGACCCTGGCGAAGTCCGATGTGGCAACGAGGCTCGTCGAACGCCTGGGCACCCTGATGGGGGACGCAAAGCCATGA
- the dut gene encoding dUTP diphosphatase codes for MIRHLPIQRLAHAADLPLPRYETAGAAGMDLVAANPADGPIVLQPMQRTLVPTGLVFQLEPGFEAQVRPRSGLAFKHGITVLNAPGTIDADYRGEVQVLLVNLGSEPFTVSRGMRIAQMVIAPVTIMEPVEVGEVDETDRADGGFGSTGLG; via the coding sequence ATGATTCGTCATCTGCCGATTCAGCGTCTCGCCCATGCCGCCGATCTGCCGTTGCCGCGCTACGAGACGGCGGGCGCCGCAGGCATGGATCTCGTCGCGGCCAATCCGGCCGACGGACCGATCGTCCTGCAGCCGATGCAGCGCACGCTCGTTCCCACCGGCCTCGTATTCCAGCTCGAGCCCGGCTTCGAGGCGCAGGTGCGTCCCCGTTCGGGCCTCGCCTTCAAGCATGGCATCACCGTGCTCAATGCGCCCGGCACCATCGACGCGGATTACCGCGGCGAGGTGCAGGTGCTTCTCGTCAATCTCGGTTCCGAGCCTTTCACCGTCTCGCGCGGTATGCGCATCGCCCAAATGGTGATCGCGCCGGTCACCATAATGGAACCCGTCGAGGTGGGAGAGGTCGACGAGACCGACCGGGCCGACGGCGGCTTCGGATCGACGGGGCTGGGATAA
- a CDS encoding RrF2 family transcriptional regulator — translation MNFLSRRSLLAIAAVTDIALHARPMPVSAKALAARHNLPPRYLEPVLQALVRQGVLKGVRGPRGGYELARERRRVTAGDIVRIAMSALEEDGSSPLPESRLAEAVVSPLVHHGTEAFLAELDKVTVEDLCQKAQAEGVVEAASPVDFTI, via the coding sequence ATGAACTTTCTCTCGCGCCGCTCGCTTCTCGCCATCGCGGCCGTCACCGACATCGCCCTTCATGCCCGCCCCATGCCGGTCTCGGCCAAGGCGCTCGCCGCCCGTCACAATCTGCCCCCGCGCTATCTGGAGCCGGTGCTGCAGGCCCTGGTTCGCCAGGGCGTGCTGAAAGGCGTGCGCGGCCCCCGTGGAGGCTATGAACTGGCCCGCGAGCGACGGCGGGTCACGGCCGGCGACATCGTGCGCATCGCCATGTCGGCCCTGGAGGAGGACGGCTCCTCGCCCCTGCCGGAATCCCGTCTTGCCGAAGCTGTCGTGTCGCCTCTCGTTCACCATGGAACCGAGGCGTTCCTGGCCGAGCTCGACAAGGTGACGGTGGAGGACCTGTGTCAGAAGGCTCAGGCCGAAGGCGTAGTCGAAGCTGCCTCTCCCGTAGATTTCACGATATGA
- the cysK gene encoding cysteine synthase A encodes MADTLNPSNAKPGRGRIYGSITQTIGNTPLVRLNRLPQERGIDAEILVKLEFFNPISSVKDRIGVSMIEAMEAAGKINPNTTLIEPTSGNTGIALAFVAAARGYRLILVMPETMSIERRKMLAYLGAELVLTPGPMGMKGAVARAEELLNEIPNSVIPQQFKNPANPEIHRKTTAEEIWNDTDGQLDAFVAAVGTGGTITGVAQVIKPRLAGMKVIAVEPEDSPVLSGGQPGPHKIQGIGAGFIPDVLDRALIDEVVTVGNQTAFDTARQLARLEGIPGGISTGANVAAALEVAARPEFKGKRIVTVAPSFAERYLSTALFEGL; translated from the coding sequence ATGGCTGACACTCTCAATCCGTCGAACGCCAAGCCAGGGCGCGGCCGCATCTACGGCTCCATCACGCAGACCATCGGCAATACCCCGCTCGTGCGCCTGAACCGGCTGCCCCAGGAGCGCGGGATCGACGCTGAGATCCTCGTGAAGCTCGAGTTCTTCAACCCGATTTCAAGCGTGAAGGACCGTATCGGCGTCAGCATGATCGAGGCCATGGAGGCGGCCGGGAAGATCAATCCCAATACGACCCTGATCGAGCCGACCTCCGGCAACACCGGCATCGCGCTCGCCTTCGTGGCGGCGGCGCGCGGCTACAGGCTGATCCTCGTGATGCCCGAGACCATGTCCATCGAGCGCCGCAAGATGCTGGCCTATCTCGGCGCGGAGCTGGTGCTCACCCCCGGCCCCATGGGCATGAAGGGGGCCGTGGCTCGGGCCGAAGAGCTTTTGAACGAAATCCCCAATTCGGTCATCCCGCAGCAGTTCAAGAACCCGGCCAATCCGGAGATTCACCGCAAGACCACGGCGGAGGAGATCTGGAACGACACCGACGGTCAGCTCGATGCCTTCGTGGCGGCCGTGGGCACCGGCGGCACCATCACGGGCGTCGCCCAGGTGATCAAGCCGCGCTTGGCCGGAATGAAGGTGATCGCCGTGGAGCCCGAGGACTCCCCGGTCCTCTCCGGCGGTCAGCCCGGTCCGCATAAGATCCAGGGCATCGGCGCGGGCTTCATCCCGGACGTGCTCGACCGCGCGCTCATCGACGAGGTGGTGACGGTCGGCAACCAGACGGCCTTCGACACGGCGCGACAGCTCGCCCGGCTCGAGGGCATTCCCGGCGGCATCTCGACCGGTGCCAACGTGGCGGCGGCGCTCGAGGTCGCCGCGCGACCCGAGTTCAAGGGGAAGCGCATCGTCACCGTCGCGCCGTCCTTCGCCGAGCGCTATCTCTCGACCGCGTTGTTCGAAGGGCTCTGA
- the typA gene encoding translational GTPase TypA, with protein sequence MKLRNIAIIAHVDHGKTTLVDKLLQQSGSFRENQRVEERAMDSNDLEKERGITILAKATSVVWKDTRINIVDTPGHADFGGEVERILSMVDGAIVLVDAAEGPMPQTKFVVSKALKIGLRPIVAINKIDRPDARHQEVINEVFDLFAALDATDEQLDFPILYGSGRNGWMAKSPEGPSDQGLAPLFDLVLEHVPPAKTEDGPFRMLGTLLEANPFLGRIVTGRIASGTVKPNQSIKVLDREGNVVETGRVSKILAFRGLERQPIEVGEAGDIVSIAGLVKGSVADTFCAPENDIPIQAQPIDPPTVTMSFIVNDSPLAGTEGDKVTSRMIRDRLFKEAEGNVTLKIEEAADKDSFYVSGRGELQLAILIETMRREGFELAVSRPRVVFEKDENGQLLEPIEEVVIDVDEEHSGVVVQKMSERRAEMVEMKPSGGNRQRLVFYAPTRGLIGYQSELLTDTRGTAIMNRLFHAYEPYKGEIAGRRNGVLISNDAGEAVAYALWNLEDRGPMMIEPGWKVYQGMIVGEHNRENDLEVNVLKGKKLTNIRTTSKDEAVRLTPPIRMTLERSLAWIEDDELVEVTPKSIRIRKAILDPNDRKRAEKQKEALSA encoded by the coding sequence ATGAAACTACGCAATATCGCCATCATCGCCCACGTCGACCACGGCAAGACGACCCTCGTCGACAAGCTCCTCCAGCAGTCGGGCAGCTTCCGTGAGAACCAGCGCGTGGAAGAGCGCGCCATGGATTCGAACGACCTGGAAAAGGAGCGCGGCATCACCATCCTGGCCAAGGCCACCTCGGTGGTCTGGAAGGATACCCGCATCAACATCGTCGATACCCCGGGCCACGCCGATTTCGGCGGCGAGGTCGAGCGCATCCTGAGCATGGTGGACGGCGCCATCGTGCTCGTCGACGCGGCCGAAGGCCCGATGCCCCAGACCAAGTTCGTGGTCTCCAAGGCCCTCAAGATCGGCCTTCGCCCGATCGTGGCCATCAACAAGATCGACCGCCCCGATGCCCGCCACCAGGAGGTCATCAACGAGGTGTTCGACCTGTTCGCGGCGCTCGACGCCACCGACGAGCAGCTCGACTTCCCAATCCTCTACGGGTCCGGCCGCAACGGCTGGATGGCGAAGTCGCCGGAGGGCCCGAGCGACCAGGGCCTGGCCCCGCTCTTCGACCTCGTGCTCGAGCACGTGCCCCCGGCGAAGACCGAGGACGGCCCGTTCCGCATGCTCGGCACCCTGCTCGAAGCCAACCCTTTCCTGGGCCGCATCGTCACGGGCCGCATCGCCTCGGGCACGGTGAAGCCGAACCAGTCGATCAAGGTGCTCGACCGTGAAGGCAACGTGGTCGAGACCGGCCGCGTGTCCAAGATCCTGGCCTTCCGCGGCCTGGAGCGCCAGCCGATCGAGGTCGGCGAGGCCGGCGACATCGTGTCCATCGCGGGCCTCGTGAAGGGCTCGGTGGCCGACACCTTCTGCGCGCCCGAGAACGACATTCCGATCCAGGCGCAGCCCATCGACCCGCCGACCGTGACCATGTCGTTCATCGTCAACGACTCACCGCTCGCCGGCACCGAGGGCGACAAGGTGACGAGCCGCATGATCCGCGACCGCCTGTTCAAGGAAGCGGAAGGCAACGTGACCCTCAAGATCGAGGAAGCGGCCGACAAGGATTCGTTCTACGTCTCCGGCCGCGGCGAATTGCAGCTCGCGATCCTCATCGAGACCATGCGCCGCGAGGGCTTCGAGCTCGCCGTGTCGCGTCCCCGCGTGGTGTTCGAGAAGGACGAGAACGGCCAGCTCCTCGAGCCCATCGAGGAAGTGGTCATCGACGTGGACGAGGAGCATTCCGGCGTCGTGGTGCAGAAGATGTCCGAGCGCCGCGCCGAGATGGTCGAGATGAAGCCGTCGGGCGGCAACCGCCAGCGCCTCGTGTTCTACGCTCCGACCCGCGGCCTCATCGGCTACCAGAGCGAGCTCCTGACCGACACGCGCGGCACCGCCATCATGAACCGCCTGTTCCACGCCTACGAGCCCTACAAGGGCGAGATCGCGGGACGGCGCAACGGCGTGCTGATCTCCAACGACGCGGGCGAGGCCGTGGCCTACGCCCTGTGGAACCTGGAAGATCGCGGCCCGATGATGATCGAGCCGGGCTGGAAGGTCTATCAGGGCATGATCGTCGGCGAGCACAACCGCGAGAACGACCTGGAAGTGAACGTGCTCAAGGGCAAGAAGCTCACCAACATCCGCACGACCTCGAAGGACGAAGCGGTGCGTCTCACCCCGCCGATCCGCATGACCCTCGAGCGCTCGCTCGCCTGGATCGAGGACGACGAGCTCGTCGAGGTCACGCCGAAGTCGATCCGCATCCGCAAGGCGATCCTCGACCCGAACGACCGCAAGCGCGCCGAGAAGCAGAAAGAAGCGCTGAGCGCTTAA
- a CDS encoding PAS domain-containing sensor histidine kinase: protein MHHEFAPSVDFLSGGGEMGALMRAHDWSTSPLGPPEGWPQSLRTVVSLMLTSKFPMFIAWGPRLAFLYNDGYRPIFGAKHPHALGLPFKEVWSEIWSDIEPLVTNALAGEATYHEDMHLVMERNGYPEDTWYTFSYSPVRDETGGIGGMFCACTETTQEVKSRAALKAEQDRLREFFKQAPGFMAMLSGRDHVFELANDAYLQLIGHRRDVLGKPVRDVLPEVEGQGFFELLDKVYTTGKPFVGRSLRVRLQREPGSRVEDRFVDLVYQPITDSTNKVTGIFAEGYDVTERVQAEESLRESEARFRNLADNAPVMVWVTEPDGRCSYLSRSWCEFTGQTPETGLGFGWLDAVHPEDRDWSGRVFREANAKREAFRLEYRLRRVDGTYRWAIDAAAPRFGEDGAFLGYVGSVLDITDRKQVEEHRELLINELNHRVKNTLTIVQSMAAQSLRQLDHESRPKFQAFEDRLFALARAHDVLTRENWEGAELREIIDEVVEPYLRQKTSHFDIQGPRVRLIPRTALAIAMAIHELATNAAKYGALSVPSGCVVITWTLTPGAAPRLVLRWREHNGPPVTAPTRRGFGTRLIERSLSTDLGGDVQLIYDPSGVVCVMSVPLSEASDAQEHASSH, encoded by the coding sequence ATGCATCATGAGTTCGCCCCGAGTGTCGATTTCCTCAGCGGGGGCGGTGAGATGGGTGCGCTCATGCGGGCTCACGACTGGTCCACGTCGCCTCTCGGCCCTCCGGAAGGCTGGCCGCAGAGCCTGCGAACCGTCGTGAGCCTGATGCTCACCTCCAAGTTTCCCATGTTCATCGCCTGGGGCCCCCGGCTGGCCTTCCTGTACAATGACGGGTACCGGCCCATCTTCGGCGCAAAGCACCCCCACGCCCTCGGACTGCCCTTCAAGGAGGTCTGGTCGGAGATCTGGTCCGATATCGAACCCCTGGTGACGAATGCGCTGGCCGGAGAAGCCACCTATCACGAGGACATGCACCTCGTGATGGAGCGCAACGGCTATCCGGAAGATACCTGGTACACGTTCTCCTACTCGCCCGTCCGCGACGAGACGGGCGGCATCGGCGGCATGTTCTGCGCCTGCACGGAGACCACGCAGGAGGTGAAATCCCGGGCGGCCCTGAAAGCGGAGCAGGACCGGCTTCGCGAATTCTTCAAGCAGGCCCCGGGTTTCATGGCGATGCTGAGCGGGCGCGATCACGTGTTCGAGCTGGCGAACGATGCCTACCTTCAGCTCATCGGCCACCGTCGCGACGTTCTGGGAAAACCCGTCAGGGACGTCCTGCCCGAGGTCGAGGGCCAGGGCTTCTTCGAGCTGCTCGACAAAGTCTACACGACAGGCAAGCCCTTTGTCGGACGCAGTCTCCGGGTCAGGCTTCAGCGGGAGCCGGGGAGCCGCGTCGAGGATCGCTTCGTCGATCTCGTCTACCAGCCGATCACGGACAGCACGAACAAGGTCACCGGCATCTTCGCCGAGGGCTACGACGTCACGGAGCGTGTCCAGGCGGAGGAGAGCCTGCGCGAGAGCGAAGCACGATTCCGCAATCTCGCCGACAATGCTCCCGTCATGGTCTGGGTCACGGAGCCGGACGGACGGTGCTCCTACCTGTCCCGCTCCTGGTGCGAGTTCACCGGGCAGACCCCGGAGACCGGCCTGGGCTTCGGCTGGCTGGACGCCGTCCATCCGGAGGATCGCGATTGGTCGGGCAGGGTGTTCCGGGAGGCCAATGCCAAGCGCGAGGCATTCCGCCTGGAGTACCGGCTGCGCCGCGTGGACGGGACCTACCGGTGGGCCATCGATGCGGCCGCGCCGCGCTTCGGTGAGGACGGCGCCTTCCTCGGCTATGTCGGCTCCGTGCTCGACATCACCGACCGCAAGCAGGTCGAGGAGCACCGCGAGCTTCTGATCAACGAGCTGAACCACCGGGTGAAGAACACGCTGACCATCGTCCAGTCGATGGCGGCCCAGAGCCTGCGGCAGCTGGACCACGAGAGCCGCCCCAAGTTCCAGGCGTTCGAGGATCGCCTGTTCGCCCTGGCGCGTGCTCATGACGTTCTCACGCGCGAGAACTGGGAAGGAGCGGAGCTGCGGGAAATCATCGACGAGGTGGTCGAGCCTTATCTTCGGCAGAAGACGAGCCATTTCGACATCCAGGGGCCCCGCGTCCGCCTCATCCCGAGAACGGCTCTCGCCATCGCGATGGCCATCCACGAACTTGCGACGAACGCCGCGAAATACGGCGCGCTCTCCGTCCCGTCGGGTTGCGTCGTCATCACCTGGACGCTCACGCCGGGCGCCGCACCGCGCCTGGTATTGAGATGGCGGGAACACAATGGCCCACCCGTGACCGCGCCGACCCGCAGGGGATTCGGCACGCGGCTGATCGAGCGAAGCCTGTCGACCGATCTCGGCGGCGACGTTCAGTTGATCTACGACCCGTCAGGCGTCGTGTGCGTGATGAGTGTGCCGCTGAGTGAAGCGAGCGATGCGCAGGAACACGCTTCATCGCATTGA
- a CDS encoding cadherin domain-containing protein encodes MARFEVTAANFPGRAFEGTGTDTLVLVGGGAFDFDYVLLSGFSQILIEAGIGRYTSIRISGEQLADISFIGSSYDYTSVYLTGSAIDLRGKTFDKIRYLSLASDNATVTVASLPLALKIDAFQSQGETIVLDGPVATQAARDALHRQGFDKIVQGANVWTDAAPTLSNLSGGQLHVRQGQIVRLDPEADAVLSDDKGFVAFLDIALSNSGYLFPMSHFKLGSNFQILNNNYPSQTLLYKGSIIGSISSSSYDTTARISFHSSTAPDIVSEFVRDLAYTPGDFVHYKNVTVAITALDQGGRKSGTTVFNVTAETNWTPTEPTLSNASIVENAIAGTVVGTLKATDANGDAVHYRLTDDAGGRFSVVDDQIVVSGLVPIDFEVATKHRVTVVANDGEQDGLPATFTISIVNVLENVIRGTAGKDRLVGGAERDFLFGGLGNDILTGNGGKDAFVFNTKLGTATTDRKVNFDKITDFKVALDSIWLDDKIFNNKDLKLLGKKASETNPKKLNKKFFTVGDKAKDKDDYIVYNKKTGVLSYDPDGSGSKAAIEFAQVTKGASLRFDHFFII; translated from the coding sequence ATGGCGCGGTTCGAAGTCACGGCAGCGAATTTTCCTGGTCGGGCGTTTGAAGGAACCGGAACGGATACCCTCGTGCTCGTCGGGGGCGGCGCCTTCGATTTCGACTACGTGCTCTTGTCCGGGTTCTCACAGATCCTGATCGAAGCGGGAATCGGCCGGTATACGAGCATCAGGATCTCCGGGGAGCAGCTCGCGGATATCTCGTTCATCGGCAGTTCATATGACTACACGAGCGTCTATCTGACGGGCAGCGCCATCGATCTCCGGGGCAAGACGTTCGATAAGATCCGTTATCTCTCTCTCGCGAGCGACAATGCAACGGTGACCGTCGCGAGCCTGCCTCTCGCTCTGAAAATCGACGCCTTTCAGAGCCAAGGAGAGACGATCGTCCTCGATGGTCCAGTCGCCACTCAGGCTGCCCGGGACGCCCTTCATCGGCAAGGCTTCGACAAGATCGTCCAAGGTGCGAACGTCTGGACGGATGCGGCACCGACGCTCTCCAATCTCAGCGGCGGCCAGCTTCATGTCAGGCAAGGTCAAATCGTCCGCCTGGATCCTGAAGCCGATGCCGTTCTGTCGGACGACAAGGGTTTCGTAGCGTTTCTCGACATTGCACTGTCGAACAGCGGCTACCTTTTCCCCATGAGCCATTTCAAGCTCGGCAGCAATTTCCAGATCTTGAATAATAACTATCCCAGCCAGACGCTGCTCTACAAAGGCTCCATCATCGGCTCTATTAGCTCTAGCAGCTACGACACGACTGCCAGAATTTCGTTCCACTCGTCCACGGCGCCGGATATCGTCTCCGAATTCGTCCGCGACCTCGCCTATACGCCGGGTGATTTTGTCCATTACAAGAACGTGACAGTTGCGATTACGGCCCTCGATCAGGGAGGGCGCAAATCGGGGACAACGGTCTTCAATGTGACGGCCGAGACGAACTGGACTCCGACCGAGCCTACTCTCAGCAATGCATCGATCGTCGAGAACGCTATCGCGGGAACGGTCGTCGGAACCCTCAAGGCAACGGATGCCAACGGCGATGCCGTACATTACCGGCTGACCGACGACGCGGGCGGCCGCTTCAGCGTCGTGGACGATCAGATCGTCGTTTCGGGGCTTGTTCCGATAGACTTCGAGGTGGCGACAAAGCATCGCGTCACGGTCGTCGCCAATGACGGCGAGCAGGACGGTTTGCCGGCCACCTTCACGATCTCGATCGTCAATGTCCTTGAGAACGTCATTCGAGGAACGGCGGGAAAAGACAGGCTCGTTGGCGGCGCGGAAAGAGACTTCCTCTTTGGCGGCCTCGGGAACGACATCTTGACGGGCAATGGCGGCAAGGATGCCTTCGTGTTCAATACGAAGCTCGGCACCGCGACAACGGACCGGAAGGTCAATTTCGACAAGATCACGGATTTCAAAGTCGCGCTGGATTCGATTTGGCTCGACGACAAGATCTTCAATAACAAAGACCTGAAGCTGCTCGGCAAGAAGGCTTCGGAAACGAACCCGAAGAAGCTGAACAAGAAATTCTTTACCGTCGGCGACAAGGCCAAGGATAAGGACGACTACATCGTCTACAACAAGAAGACCGGTGTATTGTCCTATGATCCCGATGGATCCGGGTCGAAAGCGGCTATTGAGTTTGCCCAGGTCACGAAGGGAGCGTCCCTCAGGTTCGACCACTTCTTCATCATCTGA
- a CDS encoding argininosuccinate synthase: MAEKRVNKVVLAYSGGLDTSIILKWLQTTYGCEVVTFTADLGQGEELEPARKKAELLGIKPENIFIEDLRDEFVRDYVFPMFRANAQYEGLYLLGTSIARPLIAKKQIEIAEKVGADAVAHGATGKGNDQVRFELAYYALKPDVTVIAPWREWDLRSREQLIAFAEQHQIPIAKDKRGEAPFSVDANLLHASSEGKVLEDPAMEVPDYVYSRTDGPESAPDKPTVIKIAFEKGDPVAIDGKKLGPADLLAKLNELGRINGIGRLDLVENRFVGMKSRGMYETPGGTILHLAHRGIESITLDRGAAHLKDELMPKYAELIYNGFWFSPEREMLQAMIDKSQEFVTGEVTLKLYKGGVHLIGRESPYTLYDQDLVTFEEGAVAYDHRDAAGFIKLNALRLRTLAQRKKKLGL; encoded by the coding sequence ATGGCTGAGAAGCGCGTGAACAAGGTCGTGCTCGCCTATTCCGGCGGCCTCGACACCTCCATCATCCTCAAGTGGCTGCAGACCACCTATGGCTGCGAGGTCGTGACCTTCACGGCCGATCTCGGCCAGGGCGAGGAGCTGGAGCCGGCGCGCAAGAAGGCCGAGCTTCTCGGCATCAAGCCGGAGAACATCTTCATCGAGGACCTGCGCGACGAGTTCGTGCGCGACTACGTGTTCCCGATGTTCCGCGCCAATGCGCAATACGAGGGCCTGTACCTGCTCGGCACCTCCATCGCCCGGCCGCTGATCGCCAAGAAGCAGATCGAGATCGCCGAGAAGGTGGGCGCCGACGCGGTCGCCCACGGGGCCACCGGCAAGGGCAACGACCAGGTGCGCTTCGAGCTCGCCTATTACGCCCTGAAGCCCGACGTGACCGTGATCGCCCCCTGGCGCGAATGGGACCTGCGCTCCCGCGAGCAGCTCATCGCCTTCGCCGAGCAGCACCAGATTCCGATCGCCAAGGACAAGCGCGGCGAGGCGCCGTTCTCCGTCGACGCCAACCTGCTGCACGCCTCCTCCGAGGGCAAGGTGCTGGAGGATCCGGCCATGGAAGTGCCGGATTACGTCTATTCCCGCACCGACGGCCCGGAGAGCGCGCCCGACAAGCCGACGGTGATCAAGATCGCCTTCGAGAAGGGCGACCCGGTCGCCATCGACGGCAAGAAGCTCGGCCCCGCCGACCTGCTGGCGAAGCTCAACGAGCTTGGGCGTATCAACGGCATCGGCCGCCTCGACCTCGTGGAAAACCGCTTCGTCGGCATGAAGAGCCGCGGCATGTACGAGACCCCCGGCGGCACGATCCTTCACCTCGCCCATCGCGGCATCGAGTCGATCACCCTCGACCGCGGCGCCGCGCACCTGAAGGACGAGCTGATGCCGAAATACGCGGAGCTCATCTATAACGGCTTCTGGTTCTCGCCCGAGCGCGAGATGCTCCAGGCCATGATCGACAAGTCCCAGGAATTCGTCACCGGCGAGGTGACCCTGAAGCTCTACAAGGGCGGCGTCCACCTCATCGGCCGCGAGAGCCCCTACACGCTCTACGACCAGGACCTCGTCACCTTCGAGGAAGGCGCCGTCGCCTACGACCACCGCGACGCCGCCGGCTTCATCAAACTCAACGCGCTTCGCCTGCGCACCCTGGCCCAGCGCAAGAAGAAGCTGGGGCTGTAG
- a CDS encoding 2-hydroxychromene-2-carboxylate isomerase, which yields MIRQPNLEFWYEFASTYSYLAAMRIEKAAAEAGVVLLWRPFLLGPVFKAQGMETSPFALFPVKGRYMWRDMEREAARLGLPFYRPKTFPQNGLLAARIALIGVEPGWTPAFTKAVYTAEFGEGRDIADPAVLALILTGMGLEAEAVLAEAQGEANKTRLRRMGDEVQSRGVFGAPTFFTEDGEMFWGNDRLEQALSWAVAQARRSDWPV from the coding sequence ATGATCCGCCAGCCGAACCTCGAATTCTGGTACGAATTCGCCTCCACCTATTCCTATCTCGCCGCCATGCGCATCGAGAAGGCCGCTGCGGAGGCAGGCGTCGTGCTCCTGTGGCGGCCGTTCCTGCTCGGGCCGGTCTTCAAAGCGCAAGGCATGGAGACCTCGCCCTTCGCGCTCTTTCCCGTCAAGGGACGCTACATGTGGCGTGACATGGAGCGGGAGGCGGCCCGGCTCGGGCTGCCCTTCTACCGGCCCAAGACCTTTCCGCAGAATGGGCTCCTGGCGGCGCGCATCGCGCTCATCGGCGTCGAGCCCGGCTGGACCCCGGCCTTCACGAAGGCCGTCTACACGGCCGAGTTCGGCGAGGGCCGCGACATCGCCGACCCGGCGGTGCTGGCCTTGATCCTGACCGGAATGGGGCTCGAGGCCGAGGCCGTTCTCGCGGAGGCGCAAGGGGAGGCCAACAAGACCCGCCTGCGCCGGATGGGCGACGAGGTCCAGTCTCGGGGTGTTTTCGGGGCGCCGACCTTCTTCACGGAGGACGGGGAGATGTTCTGGGGCAACGACCGCCTCGAACAGGCGCTCAGTTGGGCGGTCGCCCAGGCCCGGCGCTCGGACTGGCCTGTTTGA